TTTTGAAAAAATTTTCAAAAATAATAAAGGTATAAAAGATATTAGCTTAAAAATCCATAAAGGTAAAATTACCTCGATTCTGGGCCATAATGGTGCAGGTAAAACTACCTTGATTAAATTGATCACCCAAGAACTTAAGCCTGATAAAGGAGAGGTTCTTGTTCAAGGTCAAAAACCTGACAAAGATTTTTATCAAAAAATTGGTTTTTTACCAGATCAAAACTCATTTCCGATGGATTACAAGTTAAAAGAATTTTTGGTTTATAATGCTATTTTAAGAGGAGTTCAAAGAGATGAAGCCAATATTAAAGCAGATGATTTCTTAATGAAACTTGGCTTGGAAAAATATCAAAATAAAACATTTCGTCAACTTTCTGCGGGAATGAAAAAAGTTGCATTACTTGCCGCAACCATGATAAATGATCCAGAAATAATTATCATGGATGAACCTACAGCTAATTTAGACATTGAAAATCGTTCAGATTTACTTGGTCTAATTGACGAGCTAGCTAAAGCGGGGAAAACAATAGTGATAACATCACATATTCTCGAGGAACTTGAAGGTGTTACGCAAAATCTGATAGTAATAAAAGATGGTGTTAAAGAATATGATAAACCTTTTGACAAAGGTAAAGAAAAATTGACAGAAATCTACAATCAAATTAATAATCCAGACTCTAAAAGAGAAAATAAGTTTAAGAATGTTTTTAATTAACTTATTTTAATATTA
This Spiroplasma endosymbiont of Panorpa germanica DNA region includes the following protein-coding sequences:
- a CDS encoding ABC transporter ATP-binding protein, which produces MSNDNIAFEIKNFEKIFKNNKGIKDISLKIHKGKITSILGHNGAGKTTLIKLITQELKPDKGEVLVQGQKPDKDFYQKIGFLPDQNSFPMDYKLKEFLVYNAILRGVQRDEANIKADDFLMKLGLEKYQNKTFRQLSAGMKKVALLAATMINDPEIIIMDEPTANLDIENRSDLLGLIDELAKAGKTIVITSHILEELEGVTQNLIVIKDGVKEYDKPFDKGKEKLTEIYNQINNPDSKRENKFKNVFN